The following coding sequences lie in one Jonesia denitrificans DSM 20603 genomic window:
- a CDS encoding YibE/F family protein produces the protein MPRRARPATVHTHGHTHSHGPAPRASRRVRITLAVLLIPMLLASVVGLVILWPHDAPERGTVVTMATPDAARTGTVTGPMTDDYLIPMKLDDEYGGENVWVMIGSEYANTGIDAGDRMRVQYIPEAEASGSAYVFQDFERGTPIAALTIFYCILVILVARWRGFASILGLLISFGVVVGFTLPALLVGSNPIATALVTAVIVMFFTLYIAHGFTARTSTALLGTIIGLVLTTFLSSWAVSSTNIVMLDEYLVQLGMMEPRISMRSVILCGVVLAGLGVLNDVTITQASAVWELKTVNPKLGTWELFTRGMRIGRDHIASTVYTITFAYLGAALPLLLIVSLVDQSVWITLTSGEIAVEVVRTLIGSIGLVLAIPITTLLGALSLTIGHHAEQPLTANDDATNPQFG, from the coding sequence ATGCCCCGCCGCGCACGCCCAGCAACGGTTCACACCCACGGTCATACCCACAGTCATGGCCCTGCCCCTCGCGCTTCGCGGCGGGTGCGGATCACCTTAGCTGTTCTCCTCATTCCCATGTTGCTTGCCTCAGTGGTCGGGTTGGTGATCCTGTGGCCGCATGATGCACCCGAACGTGGAACTGTGGTCACGATGGCAACCCCGGACGCCGCGCGTACGGGCACTGTCACAGGTCCAATGACCGACGACTATCTCATCCCCATGAAGCTCGATGACGAGTACGGTGGCGAGAACGTGTGGGTCATGATCGGTTCGGAGTATGCGAACACCGGTATTGATGCTGGTGACCGAATGCGCGTCCAATACATTCCAGAAGCGGAAGCTTCAGGATCCGCGTACGTGTTTCAAGACTTCGAACGCGGCACCCCCATCGCCGCATTGACGATTTTTTACTGTATTTTGGTGATCCTTGTCGCCCGGTGGCGTGGGTTTGCCTCCATCCTTGGGCTCCTTATTTCCTTTGGCGTGGTGGTTGGTTTCACGTTGCCGGCGTTGCTTGTGGGGTCAAACCCTATTGCGACTGCGCTTGTCACGGCGGTGATTGTCATGTTCTTTACGTTGTACATTGCCCATGGTTTCACTGCTCGAACCTCAACTGCGCTCCTGGGAACCATCATTGGACTTGTTCTCACCACGTTCTTGTCCAGTTGGGCGGTCAGCAGCACCAACATTGTCATGCTGGATGAATACCTTGTGCAGTTGGGCATGATGGAACCACGCATTTCGATGCGTTCAGTCATCCTGTGTGGGGTGGTTCTTGCTGGTCTGGGGGTACTCAACGACGTGACCATCACGCAAGCGTCCGCGGTGTGGGAACTGAAAACAGTGAACCCAAAGTTGGGTACCTGGGAATTATTTACTCGAGGCATGCGCATTGGGCGCGACCACATTGCCTCAACCGTCTACACCATCACATTTGCCTACCTTGGGGCGGCCCTCCCGCTGCTGCTCATCGTGTCGCTGGTGGATCAATCAGTGTGGATTACCCTCACCTCAGGGGAGATCGCTGTGGAAGTGGTGCGTACTCTCATCGGCTCGATCGGGTTGGTTCTTGCCATTCCCATCACCACACTGCTGGGCGCCCTGTCGTTGACCATCGGGCACCACGCTGAACAACCGTTAACAGCCAATGATGATGCTACAAATCCCCAGTTCGGTTGA
- a CDS encoding ABC transporter ATP-binding protein: MITVENVTKTFGGTRALTNVSLTAKPGRITGFLGPNGAGKSTAMRIICGLARPDSGTALVEGVPYAHLPNPARRVGALLDASAHHDGRTGLETLTLAAIALGIPRTRVTEVIALVGLTPKEARRRVGTYSLGMRQRLGIATALLPDPRILILDEPVNGLDPSGIRWMRDLLRHFADDGGTVLLSSHLLMEIEAVADDIIVIGNGQIVAQGAKEDLLRGSSTSVSALSIDPLRSALLTAGHTADTVGPHSVTTSADPETVGRLALDHQIVLTGLHQQSSGTLEDLFFSLTSNHDRTVTPQGAPS, encoded by the coding sequence ATGATCACCGTTGAGAACGTCACCAAAACCTTTGGCGGGACTCGCGCACTGACCAACGTGTCGCTGACCGCGAAACCCGGCCGCATCACCGGGTTCCTCGGCCCCAACGGGGCCGGAAAATCCACCGCAATGCGCATCATCTGCGGACTCGCACGCCCAGACAGCGGCACAGCACTCGTTGAAGGCGTCCCCTACGCCCACCTGCCCAACCCGGCACGACGGGTCGGGGCGCTCCTGGACGCTTCCGCCCACCACGACGGGCGCACCGGTCTGGAAACCCTCACCCTGGCCGCAATCGCCCTCGGGATCCCCCGCACCCGCGTCACAGAGGTGATCGCGCTTGTCGGGCTCACCCCCAAAGAAGCGCGCCGCCGCGTCGGAACCTACTCCCTGGGTATGCGTCAACGCCTCGGCATCGCCACCGCGCTCCTACCCGACCCGCGCATTCTCATCCTCGACGAACCCGTCAACGGCCTGGACCCCTCCGGAATCCGGTGGATGCGTGACCTGCTACGCCACTTCGCCGACGACGGAGGCACCGTCCTGCTGTCCTCCCACCTCCTCATGGAAATTGAGGCAGTCGCAGACGACATCATTGTGATCGGGAACGGGCAGATCGTTGCGCAAGGCGCAAAAGAAGACCTCCTGCGCGGTTCCTCCACATCCGTGAGCGCACTGAGTATCGACCCGCTGCGCTCCGCGCTCCTCACCGCAGGACACACCGCCGACACCGTCGGCCCCCACAGTGTGACCACCTCGGCTGACCCCGAAACCGTGGGACGGCTCGCACTTGACCACCAGATTGTCCTCACCGGGCTGCACCAACAGTCCTCAGGCACCCTCGAAGACCTGTTCTTCTCCCTGACCTCCAACCACGACCGCACCGTCACACCACAAGGGGCGCCCTCATGA
- a CDS encoding flippase-like domain-containing protein gives MPNPTPDPLTAAASRGPGSISRRPSSAKPRPTGTNILVVDDEEPRVRQPRDAIAIALSLLGVVAVVALSTYAHGTTEGVQNDVQNITIALTRAWLLPVVLLETLVTLVIPGAVIIELAARRLPRQILESAAALALGLILATAFVYAVNAIGASDLVRGLSIPTRAGLVITVPGYIAGVAGLLTASGPRQRRRTVAFSWNLLWFSLAVTLISGQVSLPGVAVSLLLGRVAGLSVRYVSGVSSERARGPALIDALKRAGFAPISLVRVKDVADDSPRHVVSSHQPYSPEDPSVLALSRTSDTRVYALTQLDGPRLDVVVLDGDRQVIGFMQRLWHSVRVRGIEGRTAMSLRAVAERAALLTYAASAAGVRTPRLLGIAHADDSMLLVLEHPEGTIPLSDAEPELVSDRVQQAVWRQLDRAHSAGLSHRGITGDVVLVGRAAPGISGGTPLQYEDSPNVWLTGWQSGDIASPGFSQLMDVAQLLTSLSLVVGAKDAVRNAMAVLGEEQLGAVGPLLQGVVLPSATRARMRAHKDLLPQLRSALVRELPEANVEPQQINRFSVKTVVTWIVTFVAIVVVFTTINFEQVTTAVAQSNPWWLVATFVLGLATWLGAAMTFIGFASVRLPVFRATLVQAAASFVALAAPAGIGPAALNLRMLTRRGVSTSLAVATVALVQVSGFVVTVLLLVLLSVVSGEGGALRALPSTSVVFAIITVVIAAGIVFSVPVLRRWVVAKVSPTLRQVWPRLSELLSTPWRLGLGVAGNVVITLGYVFAFHTALLAFNVEVSLIDLAVVYLVGNTVGSLAPTPGGLGAIEFALITGLTTTASVPAAVATSAVVLFRFATYWARIPLGWFAMRYLNRTGDL, from the coding sequence ATGCCCAACCCCACACCCGACCCGCTCACAGCCGCAGCATCACGCGGCCCTGGGTCGATTTCGCGGCGCCCTTCATCAGCGAAACCACGCCCCACCGGCACAAACATTCTTGTTGTCGATGATGAGGAACCCCGGGTTCGCCAACCCCGTGACGCTATTGCGATCGCGTTATCGTTGCTCGGTGTTGTGGCGGTGGTCGCCTTGTCCACGTACGCGCATGGCACCACTGAGGGGGTTCAAAATGATGTACAAAACATTACGATCGCCCTGACTCGCGCATGGTTGTTGCCCGTTGTGTTGCTCGAAACGCTCGTCACGTTGGTGATCCCAGGGGCTGTCATCATTGAGCTTGCTGCACGCCGGTTACCACGCCAAATCCTCGAATCAGCGGCCGCGTTGGCGTTGGGTCTGATTTTGGCGACTGCCTTTGTGTACGCGGTCAACGCTATTGGGGCAAGTGACCTGGTGCGCGGGCTGTCCATTCCGACTCGCGCCGGGTTAGTCATTACCGTCCCTGGGTATATTGCGGGGGTGGCTGGGCTCCTCACAGCGTCAGGACCACGACAACGACGCCGTACGGTTGCTTTTTCCTGGAACCTGTTGTGGTTTTCGCTTGCGGTGACTCTCATTTCTGGGCAAGTGTCGCTCCCAGGAGTTGCCGTGTCGTTACTGCTGGGACGGGTTGCTGGGTTGTCGGTACGGTATGTGTCCGGGGTGTCCAGTGAGCGTGCCCGGGGCCCGGCGCTGATCGATGCGCTCAAACGCGCTGGGTTCGCCCCGATTTCGTTGGTGCGAGTCAAGGACGTGGCCGATGATTCTCCACGGCATGTTGTCAGTTCTCACCAACCGTATTCACCGGAGGACCCCTCCGTGTTGGCGTTGTCCCGCACGTCCGACACACGCGTGTATGCGTTGACTCAACTTGATGGGCCGCGACTTGATGTGGTTGTCCTTGACGGTGACCGGCAAGTCATCGGGTTCATGCAACGGTTGTGGCACTCTGTGCGGGTGCGTGGAATTGAAGGGCGCACCGCAATGTCGTTACGCGCGGTTGCGGAGCGGGCTGCGTTGTTGACCTATGCGGCGTCAGCGGCGGGGGTACGCACACCGCGACTGTTGGGGATCGCTCATGCTGACGATTCGATGCTGTTGGTGTTGGAACACCCTGAGGGCACAATCCCTTTGTCGGACGCGGAGCCGGAACTGGTCAGTGACCGTGTGCAGCAAGCAGTGTGGCGGCAACTTGACCGCGCACATAGTGCCGGGCTGTCCCATCGCGGGATCACCGGTGACGTGGTGTTAGTGGGTCGCGCCGCCCCAGGTATTTCTGGTGGCACCCCGTTGCAGTATGAGGATTCCCCGAACGTCTGGCTCACTGGGTGGCAGTCCGGTGACATTGCTTCCCCGGGGTTCTCCCAACTCATGGACGTGGCCCAGTTATTGACCTCGTTATCTCTGGTTGTTGGCGCTAAGGACGCTGTCCGCAATGCGATGGCGGTGTTGGGCGAGGAACAGCTCGGTGCTGTTGGCCCGTTGCTTCAGGGAGTTGTGCTGCCCTCAGCTACTCGCGCGCGGATGCGGGCACACAAAGACCTCCTGCCCCAATTACGGTCCGCGTTGGTGCGCGAACTCCCCGAAGCGAACGTGGAACCACAACAGATCAACCGGTTCTCAGTCAAAACAGTGGTCACGTGGATTGTCACGTTCGTAGCGATTGTTGTGGTGTTCACAACCATCAACTTTGAGCAAGTGACCACAGCGGTCGCCCAGTCCAACCCGTGGTGGCTTGTGGCCACCTTTGTGCTGGGGTTGGCAACCTGGTTGGGTGCTGCGATGACTTTCATCGGGTTCGCCTCGGTGCGGCTCCCCGTGTTCCGGGCCACCCTGGTGCAAGCCGCAGCGTCCTTTGTGGCCCTTGCCGCCCCGGCAGGGATTGGGCCGGCAGCATTGAACTTACGGATGCTCACCAGGCGCGGGGTGTCCACCTCCCTGGCTGTGGCCACAGTCGCGCTCGTCCAAGTGTCCGGTTTTGTTGTCACCGTGCTGCTACTTGTCCTGCTGTCGGTGGTGTCAGGTGAAGGCGGGGCGCTGCGAGCGCTGCCGTCCACATCGGTTGTCTTTGCGATCATCACCGTTGTCATTGCCGCAGGGATCGTGTTTTCCGTACCGGTCTTACGCCGATGGGTGGTCGCGAAGGTGTCCCCCACATTGCGGCAAGTGTGGCCACGGTTATCCGAACTACTGTCCACCCCGTGGCGTCTCGGGCTTGGTGTGGCTGGGAACGTCGTCATCACCTTGGGTTACGTCTTCGCGTTCCACACCGCTCTCTTAGCGTTCAATGTGGAAGTTTCGCTCATTGACCTCGCCGTGGTGTACCTGGTGGGTAACACTGTCGGGTCGTTGGCGCCGACACCAGGCGGTTTAGGTGCCATCGAGTTTGCGCTCATTACCGGTCTCACAACCACTGCCTCTGTTCCGGCTGCGGTCGCAACATCTGCGGTGGTTCTCTTCCGGTTCGCTACCTACTGGGCTCGCATACCCTTGGGGTGGTTTGCGATGCGCTATCTCAACCGAACTGGGGATTTGTAG
- a CDS encoding response regulator transcription factor, translating to MNTAAPTQRRIIIVDDDALVRAGLRMILGGDPGITVVAEGTHGEEAVSLYAAHQPDVVLMDIRMPVRDGLSATKDIVTRWPHANVLVLTTFDTDEFIVKALRAGARGFLLKDTSPPDLVRAVNLAGDGHPTLSPSVTAQLIAKVSEEPDTGRQRQARRMVEQLTERELDVAQQIAQGKSNQEISQTLYMSIPTVKTHISRIFTKFDVDNRVQIAIRMHDAHLGHPTTPDA from the coding sequence ATGAACACAGCAGCACCCACGCAACGGCGAATCATTATCGTGGATGACGACGCTCTTGTGCGTGCAGGTTTGCGGATGATCCTTGGCGGTGACCCTGGTATCACTGTGGTTGCCGAAGGAACACATGGGGAAGAAGCAGTGAGCTTGTATGCCGCTCACCAACCTGATGTGGTTCTCATGGACATTCGCATGCCGGTGCGTGACGGGTTGAGCGCAACGAAGGACATTGTGACGAGGTGGCCGCACGCCAACGTTTTGGTGCTGACCACGTTTGACACTGATGAGTTCATTGTGAAGGCGTTGCGGGCTGGAGCTCGCGGCTTCCTCCTGAAAGACACCTCACCGCCTGACCTTGTGCGTGCCGTCAACCTTGCTGGTGACGGGCACCCCACCCTGTCGCCGTCGGTGACTGCACAACTCATCGCGAAGGTATCTGAAGAACCGGACACCGGGCGTCAACGTCAGGCTCGGCGCATGGTGGAGCAACTCACCGAACGGGAACTCGATGTGGCCCAACAAATCGCGCAAGGCAAGTCCAACCAGGAGATCAGCCAAACGTTGTACATGTCGATTCCTACTGTGAAAACCCACATTTCGCGGATTTTCACAAAATTCGATGTGGACAACCGCGTCCAAATCGCAATCCGCATGCATGACGCTCACCTAGGGCACCCCACCACACCCGATGCTTGA
- a CDS encoding sensor histidine kinase: MSSDATRDREVSRWRTLWALPIFPPPPLSRWARVWRWLLAIFGGVLMFLMVYGTLLSAAESDVFPELENRAIALLMVADLLVTPLAFLAMALRRRFPFLAIALAGVGASLSTLGSIAIVMTTISVATRRQWKEILCGAAAWTVSAAVAYALWPTGLMGGLPSTTFSVATMFAICVAVGFYVGGRRESLATLTARVEAAEQTRDARAAETRANERSLIAREMHDVLAHRISLVALHSGALAYRTDLNPDQVRETAEIIRENSHRALTELRQVLGVLRDPTVPLDDAPDAPQPRLTDIDTVIRDARLAGTRVDLALDGDTRDALPTLSEAVSRNAYRVLQESLTNVRKHAPHALAHVTVKRTSTGDLLIDVWNSMRAVSDTEMPSSGFGLVGMSERVESFGGSITYGPTADHRFIVTVTFPWVEQE; encoded by the coding sequence ATGAGTAGCGATGCGACCCGTGATCGGGAGGTCAGCCGGTGGCGCACTTTGTGGGCGTTGCCGATTTTCCCGCCCCCACCGTTGTCCCGGTGGGCGCGGGTGTGGCGGTGGTTGTTAGCCATTTTTGGCGGGGTCCTCATGTTCCTCATGGTGTATGGGACTTTGCTCAGTGCCGCTGAGTCTGATGTGTTTCCTGAGCTTGAGAATCGCGCTATTGCGTTGCTGATGGTTGCTGATCTTCTGGTGACCCCGTTGGCTTTTCTGGCGATGGCGCTGCGGCGCAGGTTCCCGTTCTTGGCGATTGCTTTAGCTGGGGTTGGGGCGTCGTTGTCGACGTTGGGGTCGATCGCGATCGTCATGACAACAATTTCGGTGGCGACTCGACGCCAGTGGAAAGAGATTTTGTGTGGTGCGGCAGCGTGGACGGTGTCAGCGGCGGTTGCGTACGCGTTATGGCCTACGGGGTTGATGGGTGGGTTACCGTCAACAACGTTTTCGGTGGCAACGATGTTTGCGATCTGTGTGGCGGTCGGTTTTTATGTGGGCGGTCGTCGTGAAAGTCTCGCAACGTTAACTGCACGGGTGGAGGCTGCGGAGCAAACTCGCGATGCGCGTGCTGCGGAAACTCGGGCGAACGAGCGTTCGTTGATTGCCCGGGAGATGCATGACGTGTTAGCTCACCGGATTTCGTTGGTGGCGTTGCATTCGGGGGCGTTGGCGTACCGCACTGATTTGAACCCGGATCAGGTGAGGGAAACTGCTGAGATTATTCGGGAGAACTCTCACCGGGCGTTGACTGAGTTGCGGCAGGTGTTGGGGGTGTTGCGGGACCCGACTGTCCCCCTTGATGACGCACCGGATGCCCCGCAACCCCGGTTGACGGATATTGATACGGTGATTCGCGATGCGCGGCTTGCGGGCACCCGGGTGGATCTCGCGTTGGATGGTGATACCCGTGATGCGCTGCCTACGTTGAGTGAGGCGGTGTCACGAAATGCGTATCGTGTGTTGCAGGAGTCGTTGACGAACGTGCGTAAGCACGCTCCCCATGCGTTAGCTCATGTCACCGTGAAACGGACAAGTACTGGTGATCTCCTTATTGATGTGTGGAATTCGATGCGGGCCGTGTCGGACACCGAGATGCCGTCGTCTGGGTTCGGGTTGGTGGGAATGAGTGAACGCGTCGAATCTTTTGGGGGAAGCATCACTTACGGTCCTACCGCAGACCACCGCTTTATTGTCACCGTGACCTTCCCATGGGTGGAACAGGAGTAA
- a CDS encoding HU family DNA-binding protein, producing MALNRSELVSAIAAKSGLTKTDADAALSALQDVLVEQLSAGEAVKITGLLSVERVERKARTGRNPRTGEEIEIPAGYGVKISAGSILKKAVTQ from the coding sequence ATGGCACTCAACCGTTCCGAACTCGTGTCGGCTATCGCAGCAAAGTCCGGCCTCACCAAGACCGACGCAGACGCTGCACTGTCTGCTCTCCAGGACGTCCTCGTCGAGCAGCTCAGCGCTGGCGAAGCCGTCAAGATCACCGGTTTGTTGTCCGTCGAGCGTGTCGAGCGCAAAGCTCGCACCGGCCGTAACCCCCGCACCGGTGAAGAGATCGAAATCCCAGCCGGTTACGGTGTCAAGATTTCAGCGGGCTCCATTTTGAAGAAGGCCGTCACTCAGTGA
- a CDS encoding ABC transporter permease, producing MTSTSTPTQLPTAPTATTQPGIPFARLLTVEMRKLFDTRAARIILIIMVAGAIALQTLEIFLGDKDVPAQFTSYLELGMTVVLMLVPVIVILATTAEWSQRTAMTTFMWEPRRSRVLTAKGIAALAVSVVSAVVVLVTAVGTAVMGGAMRPGVEWGLSGSVVLGYVVMLVLLVAQGLAYGALLHNTAAALVAYFMAPMVFTLLTAFIAPLREVADWVDFNIATSPILAGDFTGDTMQRAAVAVTIWVVVPGVLGVWRTIRREVK from the coding sequence ATGACCTCCACGTCCACACCCACCCAACTCCCCACGGCACCCACAGCCACCACCCAACCAGGCATCCCTTTCGCCCGGCTTCTCACCGTCGAGATGCGCAAACTCTTTGACACGCGTGCCGCACGAATCATCCTCATCATCATGGTGGCCGGTGCCATCGCACTCCAGACCTTGGAGATCTTCCTCGGCGACAAAGACGTTCCCGCCCAATTCACCAGCTACCTCGAACTGGGGATGACCGTTGTCCTCATGCTCGTCCCTGTCATCGTGATCCTGGCAACCACTGCAGAATGGTCCCAACGCACCGCGATGACGACCTTCATGTGGGAACCACGCCGCAGTCGTGTGCTCACAGCAAAAGGTATTGCAGCGCTCGCAGTGTCGGTGGTGAGTGCTGTGGTTGTCCTTGTCACCGCGGTTGGAACAGCCGTGATGGGCGGGGCGATGCGCCCTGGGGTTGAGTGGGGCCTGTCCGGGTCCGTTGTGCTTGGATACGTGGTGATGCTTGTGCTCTTGGTCGCTCAAGGGTTGGCATATGGGGCACTGCTTCACAACACGGCTGCGGCGCTCGTCGCCTATTTCATGGCTCCGATGGTCTTTACGCTGCTCACAGCGTTTATTGCTCCGTTGCGTGAGGTGGCGGATTGGGTGGACTTCAACATTGCCACCTCGCCTATTTTGGCGGGTGATTTCACCGGAGACACGATGCAACGTGCTGCTGTTGCCGTGACGATCTGGGTGGTTGTTCCAGGTGTCTTGGGTGTGTGGCGCACTATTCGCCGGGAAGTGAAGTAG
- a CDS encoding class I SAM-dependent methyltransferase → MALRSRVQHSPTHPTNTPPDGVDRLLLAELTDLIAQHNDWAATLRHITVVNAIHPATVRDIAQLLPHATLTLWNDSCHDAVTLDTALAATQSAPPDSSQSNRIVRSTSPTLDAALTPDTTSVLMRLPKTVDTLDDFAHTIAAHASPRMRFLAAGRVKYMTTRMNDALAASFAAVTASLGRYKSRALHASMPHTPLPPARFPQQATLATIPIAAYGGVFSGTSLDVGTRFLLSTLPTALTDLQSARIVDVGCGNGLLGVWIARHHPHVSVTMTDVSAQAVRSARATVDLNNVGDRVSVRWMDALSQLPDHSADLVVCNPPFHDGTAVTTTPAHRIFADVGRVLTPGGRMLTVFNTPLAYAPTLRRLVGPTRVLATHAKFTITESVTPGRGPHSSA, encoded by the coding sequence ATGGCATTACGTTCTCGGGTTCAGCACTCCCCAACCCACCCCACCAACACACCCCCTGACGGCGTGGACCGGCTCCTCCTCGCTGAGCTCACCGACCTCATCGCCCAACACAACGACTGGGCAGCCACACTCCGCCACATCACCGTCGTCAATGCCATCCACCCCGCCACAGTTCGAGACATCGCCCAACTCCTGCCCCACGCAACACTCACCCTGTGGAACGATTCCTGCCACGACGCAGTTACCCTCGACACAGCTCTCGCTGCCACACAGTCGGCACCGCCCGACTCCTCCCAGAGCAACCGCATCGTCCGGTCCACCTCCCCCACACTGGACGCTGCGCTCACCCCCGACACCACCAGTGTCCTGATGCGCCTGCCCAAAACCGTGGACACCCTCGACGACTTTGCCCACACCATCGCCGCCCATGCCTCACCACGGATGCGGTTCCTCGCCGCCGGCCGCGTCAAGTACATGACCACCCGGATGAACGATGCGCTTGCTGCGTCCTTTGCCGCCGTCACCGCGTCCCTGGGCCGGTACAAGTCGCGTGCACTACACGCGAGCATGCCGCACACTCCCCTGCCCCCAGCCCGTTTCCCACAACAGGCCACCCTCGCAACGATCCCTATAGCCGCCTATGGCGGGGTGTTCTCAGGGACCAGCCTCGACGTAGGTACCCGCTTCCTGCTCTCCACCCTGCCAACCGCGCTCACTGACCTTCAGTCGGCGCGCATCGTCGATGTGGGCTGCGGTAACGGGCTGCTCGGGGTGTGGATTGCACGCCATCACCCCCACGTGTCAGTCACCATGACCGATGTCTCCGCCCAAGCGGTCCGATCCGCACGCGCCACCGTCGACCTCAACAACGTGGGTGACCGGGTCAGCGTGCGGTGGATGGATGCGCTCAGTCAGCTACCCGACCACAGCGCAGACCTTGTGGTCTGCAACCCACCATTTCACGACGGCACAGCCGTCACTACCACACCAGCGCACCGTATTTTTGCTGATGTTGGCCGCGTTCTCACCCCTGGGGGGCGGATGCTCACCGTGTTCAATACCCCGCTTGCCTACGCGCCCACACTGCGCCGCCTCGTCGGGCCCACCCGGGTGCTCGCAACACACGCAAAATTCACCATCACCGAATCGGTTACCCCCGGGCGAGGGCCTCACTCATCTGCGTGA
- a CDS encoding MarR family transcriptional regulator, protein MTATNDARPVTPTMELELAARHELISTPVSDTATTAAIMDRIERLRQLSDGLMKGVEQFTSLKLSDVLILRAMLAGVSHPRHIGRRVGLDTDAVCVIIDTLIDRGFVYVEERVGERIIDVQLTDAGHAALNQAEAVQFRAVDALLQQASPREVTELFELLDAAANRATTLVASLARNG, encoded by the coding sequence ATGACTGCCACCAACGACGCGCGACCAGTCACACCGACCATGGAACTCGAACTCGCGGCACGCCACGAACTTATCTCCACACCCGTCTCCGACACAGCCACCACAGCCGCGATCATGGATCGCATTGAACGCTTACGCCAACTTTCTGATGGCCTGATGAAAGGGGTGGAACAGTTCACCTCTCTCAAACTCAGCGACGTCCTCATTTTGCGGGCAATGCTGGCAGGAGTGTCCCACCCGCGGCACATTGGCCGACGCGTTGGACTCGACACAGACGCTGTCTGCGTCATCATTGACACCCTCATTGACCGAGGGTTTGTGTACGTTGAGGAACGCGTCGGTGAGCGCATCATTGACGTGCAACTCACCGACGCAGGTCATGCAGCCCTGAATCAGGCTGAAGCCGTTCAGTTTCGGGCCGTTGACGCCCTCCTCCAACAGGCTTCTCCCCGGGAAGTAACCGAGCTTTTTGAGCTTCTGGACGCAGCCGCTAATCGTGCCACCACGCTCGTCGCATCACTGGCCCGCAACGGGTAG
- a CDS encoding MalY/PatB family protein yields MATHYDTSDYGSALTPATADPMELLTLDELRERHSMKWTRYPADVLPLWVAEMDAVVAQPVIDAVMTVLTTGDTGYPGRDRLLQDAFVGFAWDRWGWQVPFSSVSVVPDVMHGIVEVLRASKAQRVAITSPVYPPFRAYPEQEGMDVVDVPLTDAGRLDIPALAAAFEHVDVMLLCNPHNPSGVAHTVEELTALLDAAHAHGVLIIADEIHGPLTSVRADTAAGGSVFTPVLTVPTEAAVVTVTSAAKGWHLAGFKAGVAVHNDAAAPLMANLASHVADGVGFVSMVAHAAAFREGRDWLSAVQRHIDEARDVFGEALGDLIPDAHLAPADATYLAWVDFRDVRTASGATLGQDPSEFFLKHARVAMNPGPSFGPGGAGFARVNLATRKDILVAAVTQMSEALARG; encoded by the coding sequence ATGGCTACCCATTACGACACCTCAGATTACGGTTCCGCTCTGACACCCGCGACCGCTGATCCCATGGAACTGCTCACACTTGATGAGTTGCGGGAACGTCACTCTATGAAGTGGACGCGCTACCCGGCGGATGTGTTGCCGTTGTGGGTGGCAGAAATGGATGCGGTCGTTGCGCAACCGGTGATTGACGCTGTGATGACGGTTCTCACGACAGGTGACACCGGGTATCCGGGTCGGGATCGATTGTTGCAGGACGCGTTTGTGGGGTTTGCGTGGGACCGGTGGGGGTGGCAGGTTCCGTTCTCGTCGGTGTCGGTGGTTCCGGATGTGATGCATGGGATCGTTGAGGTGCTGCGCGCGTCGAAGGCGCAGCGAGTGGCGATCACGTCACCTGTGTATCCGCCGTTTCGTGCCTACCCTGAGCAGGAGGGCATGGACGTTGTTGATGTTCCGCTGACTGACGCGGGGCGGCTTGATATCCCGGCGCTCGCTGCCGCGTTTGAGCATGTGGATGTGATGTTATTGTGCAACCCGCATAATCCGTCAGGTGTGGCGCACACCGTGGAGGAGTTGACGGCACTTCTCGACGCGGCACACGCTCATGGTGTGCTGATCATTGCAGATGAGATCCACGGTCCCTTGACGTCTGTGCGGGCAGATACCGCTGCTGGCGGGTCGGTTTTCACTCCTGTGTTGACTGTTCCCACTGAGGCGGCCGTGGTGACGGTGACGTCTGCGGCCAAAGGGTGGCATTTGGCGGGGTTTAAAGCGGGTGTGGCGGTGCACAATGATGCGGCTGCACCGTTGATGGCGAACCTGGCGTCCCATGTGGCTGATGGGGTGGGGTTTGTGTCGATGGTCGCGCATGCGGCTGCGTTCCGTGAGGGGCGTGACTGGTTGAGCGCCGTGCAGCGGCACATTGATGAGGCACGTGACGTTTTCGGTGAGGCGTTGGGTGACCTGATTCCCGATGCGCATCTTGCTCCTGCGGATGCCACCTACCTGGCGTGGGTAGATTTTCGTGATGTCCGCACCGCCTCGGGGGCAACCTTGGGGCAGGATCCCAGTGAGTTTTTCCTCAAGCACGCACGTGTTGCCATGAACCCGGGGCCAAGTTTTGGTCCAGGAGGCGCTGGTTTTGCTCGGGTGAACCTGGCCACGAGGAAAGACATTCTTGTTGCTGCGGTCACGCAGATGAGTGAGGCCCTCGCCCGGGGGTAA